From a region of the Calliphora vicina chromosome 4, idCalVici1.1, whole genome shotgun sequence genome:
- the LOC135956523 gene encoding uncharacterized protein LOC135956523 — protein sequence MNNTIQNNNNNKKQTAKGQQGKPMLADCKQSTVQPSGDSLTKSSEVALDFKPSTSKAALALAGNIPATAPALDTVEKTVVPAKMLQVGSSNQKSGPTTVAPPANTAEPNAPIRKEPSRRAFVQRRAAMRIIDRLGSKSADALNIDELSKLSWAKAQLAELDSSNTPPSADAANQGASAGPKRQRSEEELLQQQNTQPKTKRPKQEARVIRRPYSEVARNPLVRAIIDRSVDDGAISQEKWLKIRQGMLGVYWKILKENPGPSPQNDDAGWYQGHVKLLACTNDRSALLLKLAIASLGELWPGAKLDVIPVNEIPRRPRSVTVIPAEPHEPEEILAYIQSGNPDLPTHNWKVVKVSAPEGAHRKVVVVLNKESLAPLRERQSKIYYGFDSIKLRIYRGDDKLDPETSGVKLEAPQDMDCKIKLDDPASSEDKMETQSHSSMVGDLFCALGDVEDEDVLLESDPEDIDVTVIYDPDHGEGDPSEPSPL from the coding sequence ATGAATAacacaatacaaaacaataataataacaaaaaacaaacagcaaaagGCCAGCAGGGGAAACCTATGCTGGCTGATTGCAAACAGTCGACTGTCCAACCTTCTGGTGACAGTTTGACTAAAAGCAGCGAGGTAGCCTTGGACTTTAAGCCAAGCACCTCAAAAGCTGCATTAGCCCTCGCTGGTAATATACCAGCAACAGCCCCTGCATTGGACACTGTCGAGAAGACAGTTGTCCCTGCGAAAATGCTACAGGTTGGATCGTCGAACCAGAAGTCGGGTCCAACCACCGTAGCCCCACCCGCCAATACGGCAGAACCGAACGCCCCCATTCGCAAAGAACCATCCAGGAGGGCTTTCGTGCAAAGGCGTGCCGCCATGCGCATTATCGACCGGCTTGGATCCAAGTCGGCCGATGCGCTTAACATCGACGAATTGTCGAAATTAAGTTGGGCTAAGGCTCAACTGGCTGAGCTGGACAGCTCAAACACTCCTCCAAGCGCAGATGCAGCGAACCAAGGCGCATCTGCTGGGCCCAAACGGCAACGCTCAGAGGAGGAGCTGCTCCAGCAGCAAAACACACAGCCGAAGACTAAACGTCCGAAGCAGGAGGCTCGTGTGATAAGAAGGCCTTACAGTGAAGTTGCTCGCAATCCACTTGTAAGGGCTATTATCGACAGGAGTGTTGATGACGGAGCTATCTCCCAGGAGAAATGGCTGAAAATCCGTCAGGGTATGCTGGGGGTATACTGGAAGATTCTCAAGGAGAATCCCGGTCCATCCCCGCAAAACGACGATGCTGGCTGGTATCAAGGCCATGTAAAACTGCTAGCGTGTACCAATGACCGCTCAGCTCTACTGCTAAAATTAGCAATTGCGTCCCTAGGGGAATTGTGGCCTGGCGCGAAACTGGACGTGATCCCGGTAAACGAGATACCTCGTAGACCGAGATCAGTCACAGTTATTCCGGCGGAGCCACATGAACCTGAGGAGATTCTGGCATACATTCAGAGCGGTAATCCCGATCTACCAACCCATAACTGGAAGGTGGTTAAGGTTTCCGCTCCTGAAGGTGCGCATAGAAAGGTGGTCGTAGTCCTTAACAAGGAATCCTTGGCGCCACTACGTGAGAGGCAAAGCAAGATTTACTATGGATTCGATAGTATCAAGCTGCGCATCTACCGTGGTGACGACAAGCTCGACCCCGAAACTTCTGGTGTTAAACTGGAAGCTCCGCAGGATATGGACTGCAAAATTAAACTGGACGACCCCGCAAGCTCTGAGGACAAAATGGAGACCCAATCACACTCCAGTATGGTTGGGGACCTATTCTGCGCTCTGGGTGATGTGGAGGATGAAGATGTTCTTCTGGAATCAGACCCAGAAGACATCGACGTTACGGTCATATATGATCCAGACCATGGTGAAGGCGATCCAAGTGAACCTTCACCACTCTAA